Genomic segment of Mucilaginibacter sabulilitoris:
ACATGCTGAAACATGTCAATGTCATCGGGGCGTACACGAAATTCGGTTTCAAAGGTGCTATATTGGACAGAATTAGTCATGAAATTTGCTAAGTAGAAAATCAAAAATAAAGAATCAAAATCACATTCATCATTATAAATGATGCGGAATGTGATTTGTTAAAATGCCCGGATATTAAATAACATAATTAAGCGTTATGATCCATAAATAATAATACTACTGAAACCTTGTGAAACAATTGACGCTGCTGCTCTTAATAACTTGCTTATTAAGTTGTAGGCATTTACCCGCACAACAAATACAATTTAACGGTGATCTTGAAATAATAAACCCAGCTACCCAGCTGCCTGTGGGCTGGACCTTTAGAAAAGCATCGTCCGGCGATTACAGCTATGAATTGGATAGCATGGTTAAACAACAGGGAAAATATGCAGTATCTATAACCTCTAAAAACGCAACTGGAGATTTTGGTTCGATAGGCATAAATATTCCGTACCGATTTAATGGCAATGAGATTGAATTGCGAGGCTATATTAAAACAGAGAACATAAATAAAGGCTTCGCTGGTTTCTGGCTTCGCATTGATGGTACACTGGCATTTAATAATATGCAGAATCAAAATGTACATGGAACCACGGATTGGAGAGAATACAGTATAAAATTACCATATGATAGCGACAAGGGAACTAACATAGCAGCTGGAGCTTTATTGGTCGGCGGTGGTAAAATATGGTTTGATCATGTTCAGTTACTTATTGATGGTAAACCGATTGAAAATGCCATTATAAAAAAGATTGTACTTACTAAAGCCGAACAGGATACCGTTTTTAATAAAAGCTCAGGCATTACTAATATTAAGCTGGATGCTCAGCAATTAAAAAATTTAACCTTACTCGGCAAAGTGTGGGGTTTTATAAAATACCATCATCCGGAGGTTGCAAAAGGTAATGTTAATATGGATGCAGAGCTTTTCAGGGTGCTGCCGGCTGTGATAAAAGCCAGGAATAATCAGGAGTTGAGCAGCATTCTTGAACAATGGATTGGCAAGTTCGGTAAAATACAAACTTGCGATAACTGTAAACCTGATAGCGAAGATAAGGCAAAACTTGCACTCAAGTTGGGAGATAGTCCTGAAAATTGGGGATTAAGCAAAACGCTTATTGATAAACTCATCGCATTAAACAAAAGCAACAACAGCGAAAATTATTATGTAGATACCGCTCCCAACGTAGGTAACCCAATATTTAATCATGAAAAGGGTTATGAATTTATGCAATACCCTGATGCCGGTTATCGCCTGCTTAGTTTATACAGATATTGGAATATGATACAGTATTTTTCGCCATATAAACATTTAATAGGTGAGGACTGGAATAAAGTATTACCAGCATTTATTCCGCAGTTTATTAATGATGCCGACAATACGGCCTATACCTTAACAGTGCTGGCCTTGATCAGTAGTATAAACGATACTCACGCCAATATCTGGGGTTACCGAAAAGAGCTTGAAGATTATCGTGGGAAATTCGCGCCGCCATTTAAGGCTAAATTTATTGAGGATAAATTGGTTGTAACCGGTTTTTATAACGATACGCTGAATGTGAAGAGTAAATTTAAATTAGCGGATGTGATAACCTCCATTAATGGTGTAAAAGTTACCGAATTGATAAAAAAATTTCTGCCCATTACCGCTGCTTCCAATTATTCAACACAATTACGGGATATGCCTAATAATTATTTGTTACGAAGCAATAACCCGCATTTTGACTTTGTAATTGAACGCGATGGCAAAACCCTAAACACCAGCATTGCTGGATTGGAACGTAAAAGTGTTAATTACAGGCTTGATTATGATCCTAACACTGGTACTTCCGGTTATTATGTAATAGATAAGCAGATAGGTTATCTGTACCCGGCTAAATATTATAATAAAGATCTGCCCGATATTAAAAAAATGTTTAACGGTACTAAAGGTATTATTGTTGATATGCGGTGTTATCCTTCGGAGTTTATGCCTTTTACCTTTGTGCCATATATTAAATCGGGCAATGCGCCATTTGTTAAATTTACAAACGGCAGTGTTACTCACCCTGGCTCATTTACAGAAACCCCGACATTGAGCGTTGACCCAACCAATGAATATAAGGGTAAAGTGATAGTTATTGTTAATGAACAGACACAGAGCCAAGCCGAATACACTACAATGGCTTTCCAAAGCTCTCCTAATGTTACGGTTATAGGTAGTACAACAGCCGGGGCCGATGGTAATGTATCTCCTATTATATTACCGGGTGGTATATCAACTATGATATCGGGTATAGGAATATTATATCCAGATGGTGCTGAAACACAGCGTAAAGGCGTTAAAATTGATGTGAAAATAAGCCCAACTATTAAGGGAATCAAAGCTGGTATTGATGAGCCGCTTGAGAAAGCAAAGCAACTTATTTTAAATGAAGTTAGTAAGTGATAAAAGCAGAAATTCAGGAGCTTTTATCACTCGGTTAATTACTCATTCGCAGTTAAATCCTTTTGAATTTTTACTTTTGATTTCTGACTTTAAACACTATCTTTGCACCTCAAAATAATTAATTATTCACGCTTTAATATTATTCAAGTAATGTATTTAGGTAAAGAAGCAAAGGCAGAGATCTTTGCAAAACATGGTAAAGGCGCTACAGATACTGGTTCTGCAGAAGGTCAGGTAGCTTTATTCACCACTCGTATTGCTCATTTAACCGGGCATTTGAAAAAAAACAAAAAGGATTTTTCAACTCAATTATCGCTGCAAAAATTAGTAGGTAAACGCCGTGCATTGCTGGCTTACCTTTATAATAAAGATATTGAAAGATACCGTGCTATCATCAAAGCTTTACAGCTAAGGGATATCATTAAGTAATTCTCTCCTTTTTTATTTAAAAGCCATCCCGATTTTGGGGATGGCTTTTTTACTTAGAAACAATATTCACAAACATAAAACCGATGCGCTCCGAAAGATGAAAAGTGCATCACAAACGAAAAAAGATGAGTTTAAACGTAATTAAAAAGGTTATTGATTTAGGTGACGGCCGCACCATTGAGATCGAAACCGGTAAGCTGGCCAAACAAGCCGATGGCGCTGTTGTAGTTAAAATGGGTGATACCATGTTATTGGCTACTGTTGTTTCATCGCCCGAAGCGAAAGAGGGAGTTGATTTTTTACCCCTTTCTGTTGATTACCAGGAAAAATACGCAGCCACCGGTCGTATCCCGGGTGGTTTTTTACGCCGCGAGGCACGTTTATCAGACTATGAGGTTTTAATCTCCCGTTTGGTCGACCGTGCTTTACGTCCATTGTTCCCGGAAGATTATCATGCTGATACCCAAGTGATGATCTCTTTAATATCTGCCGATAAAGACATTATGCCTGATGCGCTTGCAGGTTTGGCAGCATCAGCAGCTTTAGCTGTTTCAGATATTCCTTTTAATGGCCCTATATCTGAAGTTCGTGTAGCTAAAATTGATGGCCAGTTAGTAATTAACCCAACCTTAAGCCAGCTTGAGAGAGCAACTTTAGAATTTATTGTTGCAGGCAGCGAGCATGATATTAACATGGTTGAAGGTGAATCAAAGGAAATTCAGGAAGCTGAATTGGTTGAAGCCATTAAATTTGCACACACTGCTATTAAAGTACAGTGCTTAATTCAAAAAGAATTAACCATTGAGGCCGGTAAAACCGAAAAACGTGTTTACAGCCACGAAAATCATAACGAGGACCTGAAAAAAGCTATTTATGCGGCTACTTATGACCAGGTTTACGCTATCGCTTCTTCTGCATCTGCAAAAGACGAGCGTTCTACTAAATTTAAAGAAGTACGTGACGCCTATATCGAAACCTTAGGTGAGATTGATGATGTTACTAAATTCCTGGCTAAAAAATATTACCATGATGTAGAGTATGATGCTATCCGTAACCTGGTATTAGAAGAAGGTAAACGTTTAGATGGCCGTACCACTACTCAAATACGCCCAATATGGAGCGAAGTTGGTTATTTACCATCTGCTCACGGTTCGGCTGTATTTACCCGTGGCGAAACGCAATCATTAACTACAGTTACCCTGGGTGCTAAAGACGATGAGCAAATGATTGATGGCGCGTTCATCAACGGTTATCAAAAATTCCTGTTGCATTACAATTTCCCTGGTTTCTCAACCGGCGAGGTTCGTCCTAACAGGGGTGCTGGCCGCCGCGAAATTGGTCACGGTAACCTGGCTATGCGTTCATTAAAACAAGTGTTGCCATCAGAGGAAGAAAACCCATACACTATACGTGTAGTATCTGATATATTGGAATCAAACGGTTCGTCGTCAATGGCAACGGTTTGCGCCGGTACATTAGCGCTGATGGATGCAGGTGTTAAAATCAAATCGCCGGTATCAGGTATCGCGATGGGATTGATCACAAATGAAATGGGTACCAAATATGCTATCCTTTCTGACATCCTTGGCGACGAAGATCACCTGGGTGATATGGACTTTAAAGTAACCGGTACCGAAAACGGTATTGTTGCTGTTCAGATGGATTTGAAGATCAATGGCCTTTCATACGAAGTGTTAACCAATGCTTTGAACCAGGCTAAAGACGGTCGTTTACATATCCTTGGCGAAATGGCTAAAACCATTACCCAGCCACGTGAAGATTACAAACCGCATGCTCCGCGCATCGTTACCATTAAAATTGATAAAGAATTTATTGGTGCAGTTATCGGGCCCGGTGGTAAAATCATCCAGGAAATGCAGCGCGAAACAGGTGCAACCATCTCTATCGAAGAAAAAGACAACCAGGGTATTGTTCAGATATTTGCCGATAATAAAGCATCTATCGACCAGGCCTTATCACGTATCCGCGCCATCGCTTCAAAACCTGAGGTTGGCGAGATATACGAAGGTAAAGTGAAATCGATTATGCCATTTGGTGCATTTGTTGAAATTATGCCTGGTAAAGATGGTTTACTGCACATATCTGAAATTGACCATCGCCGTATCGAAAAAATGGACGGTATATTTGAAGTAGGAGATGAGGTAAGGGTTAAATTGCTTGACGTTGATAAACAAGGAAAATTAAAACTTTCCAGGAAAGCATTATTGCCAAGGCCCGAGTCGCCAAAAGCTGAAAACTAATCTTATTAAATTTTATTTGCAAAACCCTCGTAAAGAGGGTTTTGCTATTTAACTTGTTTTATGCAGGTTTTTTTTGAAAAAAAATAAAACAAAAGCCCCTTGTTTAAACTTTAATACAGTTAACAGATTAGTTGGAAAAACTATAAAATCCGATCCTGCTTGAAAAAAACATGACTCCTTCTACTAATGATCCTTTAGATTTTCTCAACAGCAATCCGCATGGGATCCAGTCGGGGGCACAAACCGATTTGGTTCAGTTGTTATTGTATGAGATAATAAGGGTTAAAGATTTGATCATATATTACGACTCTATTCCCAATGGAGGAGGGCAGCTTGGCTCATCTATTTTGAACGAGCTGGTATCTGAGGCCTACAGCTCCTTGGTAAATTATGATACCATACTCATGAGAAAGTATTACGATCTGCTGCTTAACTGCGATTAGGCTCCTGAAATACAATCGATTGATCTACAGGCTTTATTGAAGGAAGGACCGGACTATTTACGTTGCTTCTTTACGCACACTCATTGCCACTACTTCAGCCAAGTTTACTAATGCAATTGCCGGCTCACTAATCAACTGTGTTCTTTCTGCTTTCTGTCGAAACGTATCTGATGATAGAGGAGAATGATAGTCAACACCAAGTCACTATCTTAAAACTTTACAATTAATTGCTATTATAGGGTGGGCAGGTTTTATATATTTGCATATGAACCATCTGATAGCACCATCAATTTTAGCTGCCGATTTTGCCAACCTGCAACGTGATCTGGAAATGCTCAATGTGAGCGATGCCGATTGGGTACACGTTGATATTATGGATGGCATGTTTGTACCCAATATATCCTTTGGTTTCCCGGTTGTCACTGCAACTAAAAAACATGCCACCAAGCCACTTGATGTGCACCTGATGATAGTTGAGCCCGACCGTTACCTGAAAGCATTTAGAGACGCTGGAGCTGATGGTATTACCGTGCATTACGAAGCTTGTCCGCATTTGCACCGTACCATACAGGCCATTAAAGAGCTTGGCTGTAGGGCAGGAGTGGCCCTTAATCCCCATACCCCTGTTACGCTGCTTCAGGACATTATTGCCGATCTTGACCTGGTTTTGATCATGTCGGTAAATCCGGGTTTTGGCGGGCAAAAGTTTATTGACAATACCTACAAGAAACTACGAGACCTGAAGGAACTGAGCCGGGAGAAAAACCCCAACTTATATATTGAAGTTGACGGCGGTGTTGATGAATATAATGTTAAAAAATTACTCGGTGCCGGTGCAAATGTGCTCGTTGCAGGCAGTTCGGTGTTCTCGTCGGCCAATCCGCCGGCCGCTATTTCCAACCTCAAATACCCCGAAAAGTTATTACAATCGTAATAAATTCTATTAACCCAATAGGAATAATTACAAATTTGCAATCAAAGGGCCTTTTGTTGATTAATTGTATATTTTTTCAAAAAATGCAAATAAACTCTATATATTTTGTCAAATTAATTAACTTCGGCCCAACTAAATACGAAGTTCCTAATCGTGTATTCAGAACCTACAATTTGTTAACTATATGAAACATAATTTTGGTGCCGGACCGGGCATTTTACCTCACGAAGTTTTAAAACAAGCTTCTGAGGCGGTAATTGATTTTAATGGTACAGGATTGTCATTATTGGAAATCTCGCACCGTTCAAAAGAATTTGAAGCAGTTTTGGATGAGGCTGTTAAATTAGTGAAGGAGTTATTTAATGTTCCTGAAGGTTATTCGGTATTGTTTTTACAAGGTGGTGCAAGCACTCAGTTTGCTATGGCTCCTTACAACCTGTTACCTTCAACAGGTAAAGCCGCATATTTGGAAACAGGTGTTTGGGCAAATAAAGCTTTAAAAGAAGCCAAATATTTTGGAGAGGTTGAAATTGTGGCTACCTCAAAAGAAAGCAACTTTACCTACATTCCTAAGGATTATACTATACCTGCCGATGCTGCATACTTCCACATTACATCAAACAATACCATTTATGGTACGCAGTTACAGGAATTGCCAACATCGTCGCCAATACCGGTAGTTTGCGATATGTCATCAGATATATTCAGCCGCAAAGTTAACGTAGCCGATTTTGGTTTAATTTACGCTGGTGCCCAA
This window contains:
- a CDS encoding S41 family peptidase; the protein is MGWTFRKASSGDYSYELDSMVKQQGKYAVSITSKNATGDFGSIGINIPYRFNGNEIELRGYIKTENINKGFAGFWLRIDGTLAFNNMQNQNVHGTTDWREYSIKLPYDSDKGTNIAAGALLVGGGKIWFDHVQLLIDGKPIENAIIKKIVLTKAEQDTVFNKSSGITNIKLDAQQLKNLTLLGKVWGFIKYHHPEVAKGNVNMDAELFRVLPAVIKARNNQELSSILEQWIGKFGKIQTCDNCKPDSEDKAKLALKLGDSPENWGLSKTLIDKLIALNKSNNSENYYVDTAPNVGNPIFNHEKGYEFMQYPDAGYRLLSLYRYWNMIQYFSPYKHLIGEDWNKVLPAFIPQFINDADNTAYTLTVLALISSINDTHANIWGYRKELEDYRGKFAPPFKAKFIEDKLVVTGFYNDTLNVKSKFKLADVITSINGVKVTELIKKFLPITAASNYSTQLRDMPNNYLLRSNNPHFDFVIERDGKTLNTSIAGLERKSVNYRLDYDPNTGTSGYYVIDKQIGYLYPAKYYNKDLPDIKKMFNGTKGIIVDMRCYPSEFMPFTFVPYIKSGNAPFVKFTNGSVTHPGSFTETPTLSVDPTNEYKGKVIVIVNEQTQSQAEYTTMAFQSSPNVTVIGSTTAGADGNVSPIILPGGISTMISGIGILYPDGAETQRKGVKIDVKISPTIKGIKAGIDEPLEKAKQLILNEVSK
- the rpsO gene encoding 30S ribosomal protein S15: MYLGKEAKAEIFAKHGKGATDTGSAEGQVALFTTRIAHLTGHLKKNKKDFSTQLSLQKLVGKRRALLAYLYNKDIERYRAIIKALQLRDIIK
- the pnp gene encoding polyribonucleotide nucleotidyltransferase; amino-acid sequence: MSLNVIKKVIDLGDGRTIEIETGKLAKQADGAVVVKMGDTMLLATVVSSPEAKEGVDFLPLSVDYQEKYAATGRIPGGFLRREARLSDYEVLISRLVDRALRPLFPEDYHADTQVMISLISADKDIMPDALAGLAASAALAVSDIPFNGPISEVRVAKIDGQLVINPTLSQLERATLEFIVAGSEHDINMVEGESKEIQEAELVEAIKFAHTAIKVQCLIQKELTIEAGKTEKRVYSHENHNEDLKKAIYAATYDQVYAIASSASAKDERSTKFKEVRDAYIETLGEIDDVTKFLAKKYYHDVEYDAIRNLVLEEGKRLDGRTTTQIRPIWSEVGYLPSAHGSAVFTRGETQSLTTVTLGAKDDEQMIDGAFINGYQKFLLHYNFPGFSTGEVRPNRGAGRREIGHGNLAMRSLKQVLPSEEENPYTIRVVSDILESNGSSSMATVCAGTLALMDAGVKIKSPVSGIAMGLITNEMGTKYAILSDILGDEDHLGDMDFKVTGTENGIVAVQMDLKINGLSYEVLTNALNQAKDGRLHILGEMAKTITQPREDYKPHAPRIVTIKIDKEFIGAVIGPGGKIIQEMQRETGATISIEEKDNQGIVQIFADNKASIDQALSRIRAIASKPEVGEIYEGKVKSIMPFGAFVEIMPGKDGLLHISEIDHRRIEKMDGIFEVGDEVRVKLLDVDKQGKLKLSRKALLPRPESPKAEN
- the rpe gene encoding ribulose-phosphate 3-epimerase; this encodes MNHLIAPSILAADFANLQRDLEMLNVSDADWVHVDIMDGMFVPNISFGFPVVTATKKHATKPLDVHLMIVEPDRYLKAFRDAGADGITVHYEACPHLHRTIQAIKELGCRAGVALNPHTPVTLLQDIIADLDLVLIMSVNPGFGGQKFIDNTYKKLRDLKELSREKNPNLYIEVDGGVDEYNVKKLLGAGANVLVAGSSVFSSANPPAAISNLKYPEKLLQS
- the serC gene encoding 3-phosphoserine/phosphohydroxythreonine transaminase; protein product: MKHNFGAGPGILPHEVLKQASEAVIDFNGTGLSLLEISHRSKEFEAVLDEAVKLVKELFNVPEGYSVLFLQGGASTQFAMAPYNLLPSTGKAAYLETGVWANKALKEAKYFGEVEIVATSKESNFTYIPKDYTIPADAAYFHITSNNTIYGTQLQELPTSSPIPVVCDMSSDIFSRKVNVADFGLIYAGAQKNMGPAGVTLVIVKDDILGKVDRKIPSMFNYQTQIEGGSMYNTPPCFAIYVSMLTLRWLKAKGGVEAIEQENITKARVLYEEIERNPFFKGVCAPEDRSHMNVCFVMENPEHEKAFLKLCDERGIVGVKGHRSVGGFRASIYNALPITSVYVLIDVMQEFAEKNK